From one Sesamum indicum cultivar Zhongzhi No. 13 unplaced genomic scaffold, S_indicum_v1.0 scaffold00128, whole genome shotgun sequence genomic stretch:
- the LOC105179248 gene encoding uncharacterized protein LOC105179248 isoform X2, which produces MSADMEEAEGTSAAGCMCAVLQLFDLHQFQIPLNNHDPFLQEEATVTKGVEAPRNSLETEGPAAMKAASVPSSAPKEEENLNFPVGIQIKTRVSTSDSGSRTEDFPSESSPGIKTPNLVARLMGLDLLPECTSPSFSSSDSRPRKKSQFNQRNILHTRFFDDDISVGARSLPETPRISSARRSDVEFHRLSLQINKDQNTNEEFSLSAKMVGRQGLRFRQDENRSPGHYAKQIVKQVKESVSRRVVGLDITNINRYKQEIRRDENLLLFKPTNTNSQNLPPLTNSGNKSPRISQGILSPLNPKNQEIVQENQHQKESCKRVGSGNSNSSFIKKFPQHQACNNPMIRKKKEEPFVRSSAANKANLTDKKSKKAPLSSELLSISSPALLPVKKDPSPPATKLPQKQVSDALSSKRSTQLSSNPSHSYKQLHLQPHKISTVPENVLPDKTNGCATTSSAAAWAVAAEYKPYIQRILKRTGIIDKVTPLTLGKWHTPSHPLDPSIFYYLELFHPSAATLAVLSRRCNRKLIFQLVDELLAEILRPHLDFKPWVSPITDHLSLADELCKKIESFPAANCQVLEDIDSLIEKDLGKSGLNWFLEEEGESLVCEIEGEIMESLVRETVAMVGVRTAEEQRRKPTDFTWRAFT; this is translated from the exons atgTCTGCGGATATGGAGGAGGCTGAAGGCACTTCAGCCGCCGGCTGCATGTGTGCTGTTCTTCAGCTCTTTGATCTGCACCAGTTTCAGATTCCTCTGAACAATCACGACCCCTTCCTTCAAGAAGAAGCCACTGTAACTAAAG GAGTAGAGGCACCAAGAAACAGCTTGGAGACAGAAGGGCCGGCCGCCATGAAAGCTGCTTCAGTGCCATCATCAGCCccgaaagaagaagaaaatttaaatttccca GTGGGCATTCAAATCAAAACAAGAGTCTCGACATCTGATTCAGGATCAAGAACAGAGGATTTCCCGTCTGAAAGTTCTCCAGGGATCAAGACCCCGAATCTGGTCGCCAGGCTCATGGGCCTGGATTTACTCCCGGAATGTACCTCTCCTTCATTTTCGTCCTCAGATTCCAGGCCCCGAAAGAAATCCCAGTTCAACCAAAGAAATATTCTTCATACCAGATTCTTCGACGACGATATCAGCGTGGGAGCCCGGTCGTTGCCTGAAACTCCAAGAATATCATCAGCCAGAAGGTCAGATGTTGAGTTTCACAGGCTGTCACTCCAGATAAACAAAGATCAGAACACGAACGAAGAGTTTTCCCTGTCAGCGAAAATGGTGGGCAGACAGGGGTTGAGATTCAGGCAGGACGAGAACAGGAGTCCAGGGCACTATGCTAAGCAGATTGTGAAGCAGGTTAAAGAAAGTGTGAGCAGAAGAGTTGTTGGTCTTGACATAACCAACATAAACAGATATAAACAGGAAATCAGGCGAGATGAAAATCTTCTTCTCTTCAAGCCCACCAACACAAACTCCCAGAATTTGCCACCACTCACAAATTCAGGCAACAAAAGTCCAAGAATTTCTCAAGGGATTTTGAGCCCACTGAACCCAAAGAATCAAGAAATCGTGCAAGAGAACCAGCATCAGAAGGAGAGCTGCAAGAGAGTTGGGAGTGGGAACAGTAATTCTTCCTTTATAAAGAAGTTTCCTCAGCATCAAGCTTGTAATAATCCTATGAtcaggaagaagaaagaggagcCGTTTGTCCGTTCATCAGCAGCAAATAAAGCAAACCTGACAGAcaagaaatccaagaaagcTCCATTGTCAAGTGAACTTCTCAGTATAAGCAGCCCCGCCCTTCTGCCTGTCAAGAAAGACCCTTCTCCCCCTGCTACAAAATTACCTCAAAAACAG GTATCAGATGCTCTTTCATCGAAAAGGAGCACACAGTTATCTAGTAATCCGAGCCATTCGTACAAGCAGCTGCACCTGCAACCTCATAAAATATCCACCGTCCCAGAAAACGTCCTACCAGACAAAACGAACGGTTGCGCCACCACTTCTTCCGCCGCCGCTTGGGCGGTGGCGGCAGAGTACAAACCTTACATCCAGAGAATCTTGAAACGCACAGGCATCATCGACAAAGTCACCCCTTTAACCTTAGGGAAATGGCATACCCCTTCACACCCCCTCGACCCTTCAATCTTCTACTACCTTGAGCTCTTCCACCCCTCCGCCGCCACTTTGGCTGTCTTAAGCCGCCGGTGCAACAGGAAGCTAATTTTCCAGCTTGTTGATGAACTCTTGGCCGAAATTTTACGACCCCACCTGGATTTCAAGCCGTGGGTTTCTCCCATTACAGATCATTTATCCTTGGCTGATGAATTGTGCAAGAAAATCGAGAGTTTTCCGGCGGCGAACTGTCAGGTTCTGGAAGACATTGATTCTTTGATAGAAAAAGATCTGGGCAAGTCGGGATTAAATTGGTTTCTTGAGGAGGAAGGAGAGAGCTTAGTGTGTGAGATTGAAGGTGAAATCATGGAGTCTTTAGTGCGTGAAACGGTGGCGATGGTCGGTGTCCGTACAGCGGAGGAACAGAGAAGGAAGCCGACAGATTTCACGTGGAGGGCTTTCACGTGA
- the LOC105179248 gene encoding uncharacterized protein LOC105179248 isoform X1, producing MSADMEEAEGTSAAGCMCAVLQLFDLHQFQIPLNNHDPFLQEEATVTKGVEAPRNSLETEGPAAMKAASVPSSAPKEEENLNFPVGIQIKTRVSTSDSGSRTEDFPSESSPGIKTPNLVARLMGLDLLPECTSPSFSSSDSRPRKKSQFNQRNILHTRFFDDDISVGARSLPETPRISSARRSDVEFHRLSLQINKDQNTNEEFSLSAKMVGRQGLRFRQDENRSPGHYAKQIVKQVKESVSRRVVGLDITNINRYKQEIRRDENLLLFKPTNTNSQNLPPLTNSGNKSPRISQGILSPLNPKNQEIVQENQHQKESCKRVGSGNSNSSFIKKFPQHQACNNPMIRKKKEEPFVRSSAANKANLTDKKSKKAPLSSELLSISSPALLPVKKDPSPPATKLPQKQSQVSDALSSKRSTQLSSNPSHSYKQLHLQPHKISTVPENVLPDKTNGCATTSSAAAWAVAAEYKPYIQRILKRTGIIDKVTPLTLGKWHTPSHPLDPSIFYYLELFHPSAATLAVLSRRCNRKLIFQLVDELLAEILRPHLDFKPWVSPITDHLSLADELCKKIESFPAANCQVLEDIDSLIEKDLGKSGLNWFLEEEGESLVCEIEGEIMESLVRETVAMVGVRTAEEQRRKPTDFTWRAFT from the exons atgTCTGCGGATATGGAGGAGGCTGAAGGCACTTCAGCCGCCGGCTGCATGTGTGCTGTTCTTCAGCTCTTTGATCTGCACCAGTTTCAGATTCCTCTGAACAATCACGACCCCTTCCTTCAAGAAGAAGCCACTGTAACTAAAG GAGTAGAGGCACCAAGAAACAGCTTGGAGACAGAAGGGCCGGCCGCCATGAAAGCTGCTTCAGTGCCATCATCAGCCccgaaagaagaagaaaatttaaatttccca GTGGGCATTCAAATCAAAACAAGAGTCTCGACATCTGATTCAGGATCAAGAACAGAGGATTTCCCGTCTGAAAGTTCTCCAGGGATCAAGACCCCGAATCTGGTCGCCAGGCTCATGGGCCTGGATTTACTCCCGGAATGTACCTCTCCTTCATTTTCGTCCTCAGATTCCAGGCCCCGAAAGAAATCCCAGTTCAACCAAAGAAATATTCTTCATACCAGATTCTTCGACGACGATATCAGCGTGGGAGCCCGGTCGTTGCCTGAAACTCCAAGAATATCATCAGCCAGAAGGTCAGATGTTGAGTTTCACAGGCTGTCACTCCAGATAAACAAAGATCAGAACACGAACGAAGAGTTTTCCCTGTCAGCGAAAATGGTGGGCAGACAGGGGTTGAGATTCAGGCAGGACGAGAACAGGAGTCCAGGGCACTATGCTAAGCAGATTGTGAAGCAGGTTAAAGAAAGTGTGAGCAGAAGAGTTGTTGGTCTTGACATAACCAACATAAACAGATATAAACAGGAAATCAGGCGAGATGAAAATCTTCTTCTCTTCAAGCCCACCAACACAAACTCCCAGAATTTGCCACCACTCACAAATTCAGGCAACAAAAGTCCAAGAATTTCTCAAGGGATTTTGAGCCCACTGAACCCAAAGAATCAAGAAATCGTGCAAGAGAACCAGCATCAGAAGGAGAGCTGCAAGAGAGTTGGGAGTGGGAACAGTAATTCTTCCTTTATAAAGAAGTTTCCTCAGCATCAAGCTTGTAATAATCCTATGAtcaggaagaagaaagaggagcCGTTTGTCCGTTCATCAGCAGCAAATAAAGCAAACCTGACAGAcaagaaatccaagaaagcTCCATTGTCAAGTGAACTTCTCAGTATAAGCAGCCCCGCCCTTCTGCCTGTCAAGAAAGACCCTTCTCCCCCTGCTACAAAATTACCTCAAAAACAG TCACAGGTATCAGATGCTCTTTCATCGAAAAGGAGCACACAGTTATCTAGTAATCCGAGCCATTCGTACAAGCAGCTGCACCTGCAACCTCATAAAATATCCACCGTCCCAGAAAACGTCCTACCAGACAAAACGAACGGTTGCGCCACCACTTCTTCCGCCGCCGCTTGGGCGGTGGCGGCAGAGTACAAACCTTACATCCAGAGAATCTTGAAACGCACAGGCATCATCGACAAAGTCACCCCTTTAACCTTAGGGAAATGGCATACCCCTTCACACCCCCTCGACCCTTCAATCTTCTACTACCTTGAGCTCTTCCACCCCTCCGCCGCCACTTTGGCTGTCTTAAGCCGCCGGTGCAACAGGAAGCTAATTTTCCAGCTTGTTGATGAACTCTTGGCCGAAATTTTACGACCCCACCTGGATTTCAAGCCGTGGGTTTCTCCCATTACAGATCATTTATCCTTGGCTGATGAATTGTGCAAGAAAATCGAGAGTTTTCCGGCGGCGAACTGTCAGGTTCTGGAAGACATTGATTCTTTGATAGAAAAAGATCTGGGCAAGTCGGGATTAAATTGGTTTCTTGAGGAGGAAGGAGAGAGCTTAGTGTGTGAGATTGAAGGTGAAATCATGGAGTCTTTAGTGCGTGAAACGGTGGCGATGGTCGGTGTCCGTACAGCGGAGGAACAGAGAAGGAAGCCGACAGATTTCACGTGGAGGGCTTTCACGTGA